In Ectothiorhodospira sp. BSL-9, a single window of DNA contains:
- a CDS encoding inactive transglutaminase family protein, which yields MKRFHLPLLIMALVAMSLTIFYHKAFNLGFPLTPAQTTNNWIVEARVGFEPTGGAVTARVFIPDQPKGLAILDENFISRGYGLTTGLVGENREAVWTTRQPSGRQVLYYRTTVYQLDRDRRRDAPYPGPVTPPEWDEPYASAAEEVITRVRARSADITSFATVLVRDLKQVPDENISLFVSNSDSDRAKVRTAIDLLAGARIPARMVHGISLTERARDLQPQTWLEVHNTRKWVPINIHDGSVGYPENFLVWWYGDEDPVRLSRARNPQISFAVTQNYMDAIDVAQQRAQVMDSRLMDFSLFNLPVQTQNMYRVLLLVPLGAMIIVLLRNIVGVQTFGTFMPVLIALSFRETELLGGIILFTLIVSLGLAIRFYLDRLKLLLVPRLASVVIVVIMLMLTLSILSHNLGIEHGLSVALFPMVILAMTIERMSIVWEEHGPSDAIRQGIGSLAVAAAAYLLMINPTIDHLFFVFPELLLIALAITLLLGRYTGYRLSELVRFKAFKGEKAP from the coding sequence ATGAAGCGATTTCACCTGCCCCTGCTGATCATGGCCCTGGTTGCCATGAGCCTGACGATCTTCTACCACAAGGCCTTCAACCTGGGATTCCCGCTGACGCCGGCCCAGACCACCAACAACTGGATCGTGGAGGCACGGGTTGGGTTCGAACCCACGGGTGGCGCGGTGACGGCGCGGGTGTTCATCCCGGATCAGCCCAAGGGGCTGGCCATCCTGGACGAGAACTTCATCTCCCGGGGCTATGGCCTTACCACCGGGCTCGTAGGTGAGAACCGCGAGGCGGTGTGGACCACCCGCCAGCCCAGTGGGCGGCAGGTACTCTACTATCGGACCACTGTTTATCAGCTGGACCGTGACCGACGCCGCGATGCCCCCTACCCCGGTCCGGTCACCCCCCCGGAATGGGATGAACCCTACGCCTCGGCTGCCGAGGAGGTGATCACGCGGGTACGCGCCCGGTCGGCCGACATCACCAGTTTTGCCACGGTGCTGGTTCGTGACCTGAAGCAGGTGCCCGATGAGAACATCAGCCTGTTCGTATCCAACTCGGACAGCGACCGGGCCAAGGTCCGCACCGCCATTGACCTGCTGGCCGGGGCGCGCATCCCGGCACGCATGGTCCATGGCATTTCCCTCACCGAAAGGGCCCGGGACCTGCAGCCGCAAACCTGGCTTGAGGTGCACAACACCCGCAAGTGGGTACCCATCAACATCCATGACGGCAGCGTGGGGTATCCGGAAAACTTCCTGGTGTGGTGGTACGGGGACGAGGACCCGGTGCGACTGAGCCGGGCGCGCAACCCGCAGATCAGCTTCGCGGTGACCCAGAACTACATGGACGCCATCGACGTGGCCCAGCAGCGGGCCCAGGTCATGGATTCCCGGCTGATGGACTTTTCCCTGTTCAACCTGCCGGTGCAGACCCAGAACATGTACCGGGTGCTGCTGCTGGTCCCCCTGGGCGCCATGATCATCGTGCTTCTGCGCAACATCGTGGGCGTGCAGACCTTTGGCACCTTCATGCCGGTGCTCATCGCCCTCTCCTTTCGGGAGACGGAGCTTCTGGGCGGCATCATCCTGTTCACGCTGATCGTCTCCCTGGGGCTCGCCATCCGATTCTACCTGGACCGGCTCAAACTGCTGCTGGTACCCCGATTGGCCTCGGTGGTCATCGTGGTGATCATGCTGATGCTCACCCTGAGCATCCTCAGCCATAACCTGGGCATTGAGCACGGGCTGTCGGTGGCCCTGTTCCCCATGGTGATCCTGGCCATGACCATCGAGCGCATGTCCATCGTCTGGGAGGAGCACGGCCCATCGGACGCCATTCGCCAGGGCATTGGCAGCCTGGCGGTGGCGGCCGCCGCCTATCTGCTGATGATCAACCCCACGATCGATCACCTGTTCTTCGTCTTCCCGGAATTGCTGCTGATCGCCCTGGCAATCACCCTGCTGCTGGGCCGTTATACCGGCTACCGGCTCAGTGAACTGGTGCGCTTCAAGGCCTTCAAGGGAGAAAAGGCCCCATGA
- a CDS encoding CrcB family protein: protein MSMITAETLMGVLLGSAAGGVARFQVGAWVTQLTGTAFPWGTLVVNVSGALAAGVLIALWPFDHTASPGLFALMMLGFLGSYTTVSSFALQTLNLAQQGRSLQAAGNVLASGTACLGAAWLGYQLTMLMAGHP, encoded by the coding sequence ATGAGCATGATCACCGCTGAAACCCTGATGGGTGTTCTCCTGGGCAGCGCCGCGGGCGGCGTAGCCCGCTTCCAGGTGGGCGCCTGGGTCACGCAGCTCACCGGCACGGCATTCCCCTGGGGCACACTGGTGGTGAATGTCAGCGGCGCCCTGGCCGCCGGGGTGCTCATCGCCCTGTGGCCCTTCGACCACACGGCCTCGCCGGGGCTGTTTGCCCTGATGATGCTGGGCTTTCTGGGGAGCTATACCACCGTATCCTCCTTCGCCCTGCAAACCCTCAACTTGGCCCAACAGGGACGCTCACTCCAGGCCGCAGGCAATGTCCTGGCCTCGGGCACGGCGTGCCTGGGGGCGGCCTGGCTGGGATACCAACTGACAATGCTTATGGCGGGCCACCCATGA
- a CDS encoding CrcB family protein, protein MRLYLAIAAGTALGGLTRYLVGVAVVGGMGLVHPVATLTVNVLGCLLIGAFATLTGPGGRLKVSPTIYQAVVTGFLGGFTTFSMLSVETLDWAYQNGLTSAAIAMGLHLIAALAAAWLGHGLAARFNASRPHNT, encoded by the coding sequence ATGAGACTGTATCTGGCCATCGCCGCCGGCACCGCCCTGGGGGGACTGACCCGCTACCTGGTGGGGGTTGCCGTGGTGGGCGGTATGGGCCTGGTGCATCCTGTCGCCACCCTGACCGTCAACGTGCTGGGCTGCCTGTTGATCGGCGCCTTCGCCACCCTCACCGGGCCGGGCGGGCGCCTCAAGGTAAGCCCCACGATCTACCAGGCGGTGGTCACAGGATTCCTGGGGGGATTCACCACCTTTTCCATGCTCAGCGTGGAAACCCTGGATTGGGCCTACCAGAACGGGTTAACCTCTGCGGCCATTGCCATGGGCCTGCACCTGATCGCGGCCCTGGCGGCGGCCTGGCTGGGCCATGGTCTGGCCGCCCGTTTCAACGCCTCTCGCCCACATAACACGTGA
- a CDS encoding RimK/LysX family protein, with the protein MRILGWVENVALMPEGIVLEAKMDTGATTSSLNALNKETFERDGKDWIAFDIIDPDDESNKIRLEREITRHVRIIRHSGNHQRRPVVEMGLCMGDVYRKKEVSLIDRTALSYQLLVGRNHMAGAILLDSKDKYLQAPDCNLD; encoded by the coding sequence ATGCGCATTCTGGGCTGGGTGGAAAATGTCGCCCTGATGCCGGAAGGGATCGTACTGGAGGCGAAGATGGACACCGGCGCCACCACCAGTTCGCTGAACGCGCTGAACAAGGAGACCTTCGAGCGTGACGGCAAGGATTGGATCGCCTTTGACATCATCGACCCGGATGATGAGAGCAACAAGATCCGCCTGGAGAGGGAGATCACCCGGCATGTGCGCATCATCCGTCACAGTGGCAACCATCAGCGGCGTCCAGTGGTCGAGATGGGCCTTTGCATGGGGGATGTGTACCGCAAGAAGGAGGTCAGCCTGATTGACCGCACGGCATTGAGCTATCAGCTGCTGGTGGGCCGCAACCATATGGCAGGTGCCATCCTGCTGGATTCCAAGGACAAGTACCTGCAGGCCCCGGACTGCAATCTCGACTGA
- a CDS encoding alpha-L-glutamate ligase-like protein: protein MKWFISPRELRRKGVVGMNQRNADLIAELNPRHLYPLVDDKLRTKQLALEAGMAVPELYGVIETNHDIRHLPRIVARSDDFVIKPAHGAGGNGILVITGRLRDSFRKSSGRMVDLEGVGHHVSNVLSGMHSLGGQPDKAMVEYRVKFDPLFEKVSYQGVPDIRTVVYKGYPIMAMVRLPTRDSDGKANLHQGAVGVGVNMGTGRTGQGVWHNRIVDVHPDTGAPIQGLQIPGWDTLLEMAARCFEITGLGYLGVDVVLDRERGPLMLELNARPGLAVQLANGSGLGERVRLIESLHSEGLSPQRRAALAQECFSGSAQPAA from the coding sequence ATGAAGTGGTTCATCTCCCCGCGTGAACTCCGGCGCAAGGGCGTGGTGGGCATGAACCAGCGCAATGCCGACCTGATCGCCGAACTGAACCCCCGCCATCTCTACCCTCTGGTGGACGACAAGCTGCGCACCAAGCAATTGGCCCTGGAGGCAGGCATGGCCGTGCCTGAACTGTATGGGGTGATCGAAACCAACCACGACATCCGTCACCTGCCCCGCATTGTGGCGCGCAGTGATGACTTCGTGATCAAGCCCGCCCATGGGGCCGGGGGCAACGGCATCCTGGTGATCACCGGGCGCCTGCGGGACAGCTTTCGCAAATCCAGCGGCCGCATGGTGGATCTGGAGGGTGTAGGTCACCACGTGTCCAATGTGCTCAGCGGCATGCACAGCCTGGGCGGTCAGCCGGACAAGGCCATGGTGGAATACCGGGTGAAATTCGACCCCCTGTTCGAGAAGGTCAGCTATCAGGGCGTACCGGACATCCGCACCGTCGTCTACAAGGGCTACCCCATCATGGCCATGGTGCGCCTGCCCACCCGGGATTCCGATGGCAAGGCGAATCTGCATCAGGGAGCGGTAGGCGTGGGCGTCAACATGGGTACGGGGCGCACTGGACAGGGGGTATGGCATAACCGCATCGTCGACGTGCATCCGGACACCGGCGCCCCCATCCAGGGCCTGCAGATCCCCGGCTGGGACACCTTGCTGGAAATGGCTGCACGGTGCTTCGAGATCACCGGCCTGGGCTATCTGGGCGTGGACGTGGTGCTGGATCGGGAACGGGGGCCGCTGATGCTGGAACTCAACGCCCGCCCGGGCCTGGCGGTTCAACTGGCCAATGGTTCCGGGCTGGGTGAGCGGGTGCGCTTGATCGAATCACTTCACAGTGAAGGGCTCAGCCCCCAGCGCCGCGCAGCGCTGGCACAGGAGTGCTTCTCAGGCTCAGCCCAACCCGCGGCATGA
- a CDS encoding SDR family NAD(P)-dependent oxidoreductase — protein MKPFENKVVVITGAAGGIGEATARMLHAQGARLLLTDREPDGVERLAGELGDGVAAMAVDVSREADNQAMIEAAEKRFGAVNAVFLNAGIEGRVGPMDSLEQADWDKVFAVNVHGVRMGILAALPALRRVGGGSILITASVAGVRGAAGLSPYVSSKHAVMGMMRTAAAELGPEGIRVNTVNPGPVDNRMMRSIEDQASPGHGDDVKAGFVERMPLGRYVTNEEVAGVAVLLLSDASSGVTGTHYLVDAGLTAH, from the coding sequence ATGAAGCCATTCGAGAACAAGGTCGTGGTCATCACCGGCGCGGCGGGCGGCATAGGCGAGGCCACCGCCCGAATGCTGCATGCCCAGGGGGCGCGGCTCCTGCTCACGGACCGGGAGCCCGACGGGGTGGAACGCCTTGCCGGGGAACTGGGTGATGGCGTCGCCGCCATGGCGGTGGACGTGAGCCGCGAGGCCGACAACCAGGCCATGATCGAGGCGGCGGAAAAGCGCTTTGGGGCCGTGAACGCGGTCTTTCTCAACGCCGGCATCGAGGGGCGGGTGGGCCCCATGGACAGTCTTGAGCAGGCGGACTGGGACAAGGTCTTCGCGGTCAATGTTCATGGCGTGCGCATGGGTATCCTGGCCGCCTTGCCGGCGCTGCGCCGGGTGGGGGGTGGGTCCATCCTCATCACTGCCAGTGTGGCCGGCGTGCGTGGCGCGGCGGGCCTGTCGCCCTATGTTTCCAGCAAGCATGCCGTGATGGGCATGATGCGCACCGCCGCCGCCGAGCTGGGCCCCGAGGGCATTCGCGTGAACACCGTCAATCCCGGCCCCGTGGACAACCGCATGATGCGCTCCATCGAGGATCAGGCCAGCCCCGGCCACGGTGATGACGTGAAGGCCGGCTTCGTGGAGCGCATGCCCCTGGGGAGGTACGTTACCAATGAAGAGGTGGCCGGTGTCGCGGTGCTGCTGTTATCCGATGCCTCCAGTGGTGTGACGGGCACCCATTACCTGGTGGATGCCGGGCTCACGGCCCATTGA
- the fnr gene encoding fumarate/nitrate reduction transcriptional regulator Fnr yields MTPSNVMNIKNLKQACKACSLGDLCLPLGVPLEDLELLEGIISRKRPVHRGDLLYQAGDPLGCLYAVRCGSVKTFVLTDDGEEQITGFHLPGELLGLDAIGEGVHPCTALSLETSSVCEIPFEGLEALAGRTPGLQHQLLRIMSRELQSDEQLMTLLGKRASDARLAAFLLNLSDRFGQRGFSRHEFNLTMSRNDIGNYLGLAVETVSRMFSRFQSQDLISVRRKLITLHDIEGLRRVAGLHGQPQCPVECEQRPEVSAGS; encoded by the coding sequence ATGACCCCGAGCAATGTCATGAACATCAAGAATCTCAAACAGGCCTGCAAGGCCTGCAGTCTGGGTGATCTATGCCTGCCGCTTGGGGTTCCCCTGGAGGACCTGGAGCTCCTGGAGGGCATCATCAGCCGCAAGCGTCCAGTGCATCGGGGCGATTTGCTCTACCAGGCGGGAGATCCTCTGGGCTGCCTGTACGCCGTGCGCTGCGGGTCGGTGAAGACCTTCGTGCTCACCGATGATGGCGAGGAACAGATCACGGGCTTTCATCTGCCCGGGGAACTCCTGGGGCTGGATGCCATCGGCGAGGGGGTTCACCCCTGCACGGCACTCTCTCTGGAAACATCCAGCGTCTGCGAGATCCCCTTCGAGGGGCTGGAGGCCCTGGCGGGACGCACGCCAGGACTGCAGCATCAGCTACTCAGGATCATGAGCCGCGAGCTGCAAAGCGACGAACAACTCATGACCCTGCTGGGCAAGCGGGCCTCCGACGCCCGCCTGGCGGCCTTTCTGCTCAACCTCTCCGACCGCTTCGGGCAGCGCGGTTTTTCCCGGCACGAGTTCAACCTGACCATGTCCCGCAACGATATCGGCAACTATCTGGGGCTGGCGGTGGAGACGGTGAGTCGCATGTTCAGCCGTTTCCAGAGCCAGGACCTGATCAGCGTGCGACGCAAGCTGATTACCCTGCACGATATCGAAGGCCTGCGACGCGTGGCGGGGCTGCATGGGCAGCCACAGTGCCCCGTGGAGTGCGAACAACGCCCCGAGGTCTCCGCGGGCAGCTGA
- the ppsA gene encoding phosphoenolpyruvate synthase, translated as MDKYVIWFQDLGMNDVPDVGGKNASLGEMIRGLSEAGVRVPGGFATTSHAFREFLRHEGLADRINNELASLDVDDINALREAGAKIRQWVVETPFPPALNEAIGEAWNRMMEEAAGDEFTVAVRSSATAEDLPDASFAGQQETFLNIHGLDSVLHHIHEVFASLYNDRAISYRVHQGFDHSEVALSAGVQRMVRSDIGASGVMFTLDTESGFRDVVFVTASWGLGETVVQGSVNPDEFHVYKPSLEAGRPAVLRRHLGSKAIQMTFGKDGQSTQTIPVDDADRNRFCINDKQLEELARQAVIIEKHYGRPMDIEWALDGVDGELYIVQARPETVESRQDGQVIERFRIRSPRTEVIARGRAIGQRMGAGKVRVVMDLDDMHKVEAGDVLVTDMTDPDWEPVMKRAAAIVTDRGGRTCHAAIIARELGIPAVVGCGDASSRIKDGQEATVSCAEGDEGRIYKGILDFEITQTRADSMPEVPCKVMMNVGNPGRAFHFRNIPNAGVGLARLEFIINSMIGVHPKALLNFDSLSGDLKDEISRRIAGYDDPVTFYVEKLVEGIATLGAAFNPKPVIVRLSDFKSNEYANLLAGEQYEPDEENPMIGYRGTSRYLSENFRDCFELECRAVRKVRDEMGLTNVVIMVPFVRTLGEADGVIKLLEEMGLKRGENGLKIYMMCEIPSNAVLAEQFLEYFDGFSIGSNDLTQLTLGLDRDSGLVAATFDERDPAVKALLSQAIQGARKAGKYVGICGQGPSDYPDLAEWLMQEGIESISLNPDTVVETWLRLAGDEKGRKDA; from the coding sequence ATGGATAAGTATGTGATCTGGTTCCAAGATCTGGGCATGAACGACGTTCCCGATGTGGGAGGGAAGAACGCATCCCTGGGGGAAATGATTCGCGGCCTGTCCGAAGCCGGCGTGCGTGTTCCTGGCGGCTTTGCCACCACCTCCCATGCCTTCCGCGAGTTTCTGCGTCACGAAGGCCTGGCGGACCGCATCAACAATGAGCTGGCCAGTCTGGACGTGGATGACATCAACGCCCTGCGCGAGGCCGGTGCCAAGATCCGCCAGTGGGTGGTGGAAACCCCGTTCCCGCCGGCCCTGAACGAGGCCATCGGCGAAGCCTGGAACCGGATGATGGAAGAGGCGGCCGGTGATGAATTCACCGTGGCCGTGCGTTCTTCGGCCACCGCCGAAGACCTTCCGGATGCCTCGTTTGCCGGCCAGCAGGAAACCTTCCTGAACATCCACGGCCTGGACAGCGTGCTGCACCACATCCACGAGGTGTTTGCCTCCCTGTACAACGACCGGGCCATCTCCTATCGCGTACACCAGGGGTTTGATCACTCCGAAGTGGCCCTGTCCGCCGGCGTGCAGCGCATGGTGCGCTCCGACATCGGCGCCTCGGGCGTCATGTTCACCCTGGACACGGAATCCGGTTTCCGCGACGTGGTCTTCGTGACCGCCTCCTGGGGCCTGGGCGAGACGGTGGTGCAGGGTTCGGTCAACCCGGATGAATTTCATGTCTACAAGCCTTCCCTGGAGGCCGGGCGCCCCGCCGTGCTGCGTCGCCACCTGGGCAGCAAGGCCATCCAGATGACCTTCGGCAAGGACGGTCAGAGCACCCAGACCATCCCCGTGGACGACGCCGACCGCAACCGTTTCTGCATCAATGACAAGCAACTCGAGGAACTGGCCCGTCAGGCCGTGATCATCGAGAAGCACTATGGTCGCCCCATGGATATCGAATGGGCCCTGGATGGCGTGGATGGCGAACTCTACATCGTCCAGGCCCGCCCGGAGACGGTGGAGAGCCGTCAGGACGGCCAGGTGATCGAACGCTTCCGCATCCGCTCGCCCCGCACCGAAGTCATCGCCCGCGGGCGTGCCATCGGTCAGCGCATGGGCGCCGGCAAGGTGCGCGTGGTGATGGACCTCGACGACATGCACAAGGTGGAGGCCGGCGATGTGCTGGTCACCGACATGACCGACCCGGACTGGGAGCCGGTGATGAAGCGGGCTGCCGCCATTGTCACCGACCGGGGTGGCCGTACCTGCCACGCGGCGATCATCGCCCGCGAACTGGGTATCCCTGCCGTGGTGGGTTGTGGGGATGCCTCCTCACGCATCAAGGATGGCCAGGAGGCCACCGTGTCCTGCGCCGAGGGCGACGAGGGTCGCATCTACAAGGGCATCCTGGATTTCGAGATCACCCAGACCCGCGCCGACTCCATGCCCGAAGTGCCCTGCAAGGTGATGATGAATGTGGGCAACCCGGGCCGTGCCTTCCATTTCCGCAACATCCCCAACGCCGGTGTGGGGCTGGCGCGCCTGGAGTTCATCATCAACAGCATGATCGGCGTGCACCCCAAGGCGCTGCTGAATTTCGACTCCCTCTCCGGCGACCTCAAGGACGAGATCTCCCGCCGCATTGCCGGCTATGACGATCCGGTGACCTTCTATGTGGAAAAACTGGTGGAAGGCATCGCCACCCTGGGTGCCGCCTTCAACCCGAAGCCGGTGATCGTGCGCCTGTCGGACTTCAAGTCCAACGAATACGCCAACCTGCTGGCCGGCGAGCAGTATGAACCCGATGAAGAAAACCCGATGATCGGCTACCGTGGCACCTCCCGGTACCTGTCGGAGAACTTCCGCGACTGCTTCGAACTGGAATGCCGCGCCGTGCGCAAGGTGCGCGACGAGATGGGCCTGACCAATGTGGTCATCATGGTGCCCTTCGTGCGCACCCTTGGTGAGGCTGATGGCGTCATCAAGCTGCTGGAGGAAATGGGCCTCAAGCGCGGCGAGAACGGCCTGAAGATCTACATGATGTGCGAGATCCCCTCCAATGCGGTGCTGGCCGAGCAGTTCCTGGAGTATTTCGATGGCTTCTCCATCGGCTCCAACGACCTGACCCAGCTCACCCTGGGCCTGGACCGGGATTCCGGTCTGGTGGCCGCCACCTTCGACGAGCGTGATCCGGCGGTGAAGGCCCTGTTGTCCCAGGCCATCCAGGGCGCCCGCAAGGCCGGCAAGTACGTGGGCATCTGTGGTCAGGGCCCGTCCGACTATCCGGACCTGGCGGAATGGCTGATGCAGGAAGGTATCGAGTCCATCTCCCTGAACCCGGATACGGTGGTGGAGACCTGGCTGCGCCTGGCCGGTGACGAGAAGGGCCGCAAGGACGCCTGA
- a CDS encoding LysR family transcriptional regulator, giving the protein MGSVPNLYYKQNRLKQLRAFCRAARLGSISMAAESLFLSQPAVSLQIQALEREFDTILFERRGPHIKLTPEGEALYKLADPLVEGVDKLHETFAARFGRLESGELNVAAGESTILYVLPDPLRRFAEVHPHIRIKLHNVTGRDGLAMLHRDEVDFAVGSMLEVPDGITYQPIVDYHPKLIAPLDHPLAQKTGPISLEDISPFGLILPPRHLSTWRMVDLVFRQHNVDYHVSLEAGGWEVIKKYVELGLGISIVTDVCLTGEEPLAAIPLDHYFPARSYGVVQRLGRHLSPQAKRFIHFMEQAYTGQPQVRDTELKT; this is encoded by the coding sequence ATGGGCTCGGTGCCCAACCTCTACTACAAGCAGAACCGCCTCAAGCAGCTGCGGGCCTTCTGCCGGGCCGCCCGGCTGGGCAGCATTTCCATGGCTGCGGAGTCGCTTTTTCTCAGCCAGCCAGCCGTTTCCCTGCAGATACAGGCACTGGAGCGTGAGTTCGACACCATTTTATTTGAGCGCCGTGGCCCGCACATCAAGCTCACCCCCGAGGGGGAGGCCTTGTACAAACTGGCCGATCCGCTGGTGGAAGGTGTGGACAAGCTGCACGAGACCTTTGCGGCGCGATTCGGTCGCCTGGAATCGGGTGAACTGAACGTGGCGGCGGGGGAGTCCACCATCCTCTACGTGCTGCCTGACCCGTTGCGGCGCTTTGCCGAGGTGCATCCGCATATCCGCATCAAGTTGCATAACGTGACCGGGCGCGACGGGTTGGCGATGCTGCATCGGGATGAAGTGGATTTCGCGGTGGGTTCCATGCTCGAGGTGCCCGATGGCATCACCTACCAGCCCATCGTGGATTATCATCCCAAGCTCATCGCCCCGCTGGACCACCCCCTGGCCCAGAAGACCGGCCCGATCAGCCTGGAAGACATCAGTCCCTTCGGGCTGATCCTGCCACCACGGCATCTGTCCACATGGCGCATGGTGGACCTGGTGTTTCGCCAGCATAACGTGGATTACCACGTATCCCTGGAGGCCGGGGGCTGGGAAGTCATCAAGAAGTACGTGGAACTGGGCCTCGGCATCTCCATCGTGACGGATGTCTGCCTCACCGGTGAGGAGCCCCTGGCCGCCATACCGCTGGATCACTACTTCCCCGCCCGCAGCTATGGCGTGGTGCAGCGCCTGGGCCGACACCTCTCCCCCCAGGCCAAACGGTTCATCCACTTCATGGAACAGGCCTATACCGGCCAGCCGCAGGTCCGGGATACGGAATTGAAGACCTGA
- a CDS encoding TonB-dependent receptor codes for MIPAAFAMPLLLLMAAPVAGTEGTGADTAVGLDPVQVSAPRLERDWLGSPAAIGLLDPEDVGMGRQGLQLDEYLNRIPGLQMQNRYNFAQDIRLSIRGFGARAPFGVRGLHIRVDGIPETLPDGQSQVDAIDLESLQRAEVIRGPSSTQYGNAAGGVVDLHTQRGRDMQGVQAKVDAGSHGLRRLGIKAGDQAGPWEYSVSGWDLRYDGYRDHSRVEKRLLNARLGYEFDDGARIEAVLRALDAPDTQDPGSLTREEVQDDRRQAREASLARDGGQSAEQQTLGLTYTRPLGADDELELRGFVSQRDFNNRLPFEGGGQVRYQRDHHGLGARYTRQATVGSLPILYTAGVDLAEQRDDRQRFDNLDGGIRGEQQFDQLERARSLGVFTQGGVELTDRLDLVLGARHDRLRMSVDDRFSDPGEDRSGRQDFREWSYRAGLGYAWTPGHQFYVQLGTSFESPTFTEFANPDGGTGLNPNLEPERARSLELGAKGFWGDTGRYELAVFTTQVRHEIVNYQSDDERDYYENSGRSRRHGLEAGASWYPMDPLRLTLAYTLSHYRFREFRDESGEDFSGKAFPGVPRQQLFAELAWQGPEGRFVTVDMLAVDRLYADNANTERVSGHVLTNLRLGRAWETGNARVVPYLSVNNLFDQDYQSNIRINALGGRYYEPGPGREYGVGLSVQWR; via the coding sequence ATGATCCCTGCTGCTTTCGCCATGCCCTTGCTGCTGCTGATGGCAGCCCCGGTTGCGGGGACCGAGGGGACAGGGGCCGACACGGCCGTGGGCCTGGACCCTGTTCAGGTGAGCGCCCCCCGCCTTGAGCGGGACTGGCTGGGCAGTCCCGCCGCCATCGGTCTGCTGGACCCCGAAGATGTGGGCATGGGCCGTCAAGGGCTGCAACTGGACGAATACCTGAATCGCATCCCCGGCCTGCAGATGCAGAACCGCTACAACTTCGCCCAGGATATCCGCCTGTCCATCCGGGGCTTTGGTGCCCGCGCCCCTTTCGGTGTGCGTGGGCTGCACATCCGCGTGGATGGCATCCCTGAAACCCTTCCGGACGGTCAGTCTCAGGTGGATGCCATTGATCTGGAGTCCCTTCAACGGGCAGAAGTGATCCGTGGCCCCAGTTCCACCCAGTACGGCAACGCCGCCGGCGGGGTGGTGGATTTGCATACCCAGCGAGGACGGGATATGCAGGGCGTGCAGGCCAAGGTGGATGCTGGAAGCCATGGCTTGCGTCGCCTGGGCATCAAGGCGGGAGATCAGGCGGGACCCTGGGAGTACAGTGTCAGTGGCTGGGACCTGCGCTATGACGGCTATCGGGATCACAGCCGGGTGGAGAAGCGGCTGCTCAATGCCAGGCTGGGTTACGAATTTGACGATGGCGCCCGCATTGAGGCGGTGCTGCGTGCCCTGGATGCACCGGACACCCAGGACCCGGGATCGCTGACCCGGGAAGAAGTGCAGGACGACAGGCGGCAGGCACGGGAGGCCTCCCTGGCTCGGGATGGCGGGCAGTCCGCGGAACAGCAGACCCTGGGGCTCACCTACACCCGCCCCCTGGGTGCGGACGACGAGCTGGAACTGCGTGGTTTTGTGAGCCAGCGAGACTTCAACAACCGTTTGCCGTTTGAGGGCGGGGGGCAGGTGCGCTACCAGCGGGATCACCATGGCCTGGGCGCTCGTTACACCCGTCAGGCGACGGTCGGCAGCCTTCCCATCCTCTATACCGCCGGTGTGGACCTGGCCGAGCAGCGGGATGACCGCCAGCGCTTTGACAATCTGGACGGTGGTATCCGGGGGGAGCAGCAATTCGACCAGCTGGAACGCGCCCGCTCCCTGGGAGTCTTCACTCAGGGGGGGGTAGAGCTGACGGATCGCCTGGATCTGGTGCTCGGCGCCCGCCATGACCGCCTGCGCATGTCCGTGGATGACCGATTCAGCGACCCGGGGGAGGACCGCTCCGGTCGCCAGGATTTCCGTGAATGGAGTTATCGCGCCGGGCTCGGCTATGCCTGGACACCGGGGCACCAGTTCTACGTCCAGTTGGGCACCTCGTTCGAAAGCCCCACCTTCACCGAATTTGCCAATCCCGATGGCGGCACGGGTCTCAACCCGAATCTGGAGCCGGAGCGGGCCCGTAGCCTGGAGTTGGGTGCCAAGGGCTTCTGGGGTGATACGGGCCGTTACGAGCTGGCGGTGTTCACCACGCAGGTGCGTCATGAGATCGTGAACTACCAGTCGGACGATGAGCGTGACTATTACGAAAACTCCGGTCGCTCCAGACGCCACGGCCTGGAAGCCGGCGCCTCCTGGTATCCCATGGATCCCCTGCGCCTGACCCTGGCCTACACCCTGTCGCATTATCGGTTCAGGGAGTTTCGCGACGAATCGGGCGAGGACTTCTCGGGCAAGGCCTTTCCCGGCGTGCCGCGCCAGCAGCTATTCGCCGAACTGGCCTGGCAGGGCCCCGAGGGGCGATTCGTCACCGTGGACATGCTCGCCGTGGATCGGCTTTACGCGGATAACGCCAACACCGAGCGGGTGTCGGGGCACGTGTTGACGAATCTGCGCCTGGGGCGGGCCTGGGAAACGGGGAACGCCCGGGTGGTGCCCTATCTGTCCGTCAACAATCTCTTCGATCAGGACTACCAGAGCAACATTCGCATCAACGCCCTGGGCGGCCGTTATTACGAGCCCGGCCCCGGTCGGGAATACGGAGTCGGGCTGAGCGTGCAGTGGCGCTGA